DNA sequence from the Bacteroidales bacterium WCE2008 genome:
ACGCCGTATTCATGGCCACGGCCGCGAGAGTCCCGGCCTATCTTACAGCCTACAACGAATCGCAGAGAATGGCCCTCGAGGCCGACAGCACCTTCCGCGAGCAGAAAAGCCGCAAAGGCGGAGAGCTCGGACTCCGCTGCGCGCGCAGCATCGCCCTGATCTCATACCGCAGCTTCGCCGGATACAAGAACACCCAGTCCGAACCTGACGAAGACGCGCTCTTTGCCGGAAGAGCCTGCTCATACCAGCAATACCAGGGCAAGAAACTTTCCGACCGCTTCGACGCATATAGCTACTGGTACCTCTCCAGGTCTCTCGACAGCCACAATCTCGGAAGGGGACGAGGCGGAGTCGCAGCGGCACTGAAGACGATAAAAGCAAAAACGACTGTGGTCGCTATCGACAGCGACTGTATCTTCCCACCGTCAGAACTAAAGATTATGGCGGACAATATCCCCGGAGCCAGCTGGTTCATGGTCACCTCGGACTTCGGCCACGACGGGTTCCTTCTTGAAAACGAACAATTGACAAAAATTTTAACCCCGATTTTACCATAATGCAGGTACTGAAATTCGGCGGCTCTTCGGTAGCCAATGCCAACAACATCAGCAAAGTAGTAGAAATAGTATCGAAAGCAGTTGAAAGGGACAGGACAATAATGGTCGTGTCCGCAATCAGCAAGTGCACCGATACTCTTATCAATATCGGCAGAAAAGCCGCCTGCAAGGATGAATCCTATGTCACGCTTATCGAAGATCTGCGCAAGAGACACCACGAGATAATCCTCAGCCTTCTTCCTATCGAGAAGCATGAGGAATCCCTCGAGGTCTGCGACGGCATCTTCGAGTCAATAAGCGACATCGCCAAAGGCGTAAGCCTCATAGGAGAGCTGACCCAGACCAGCCTGGACGCTATCCAGGGCTGCGGCGAGCTTCTCTCGACCAAGATAATCGCGACAAAGCTTGCCTCCATCGGAATCTCGACCAAATGGGTCGATTCCCGGAACATAATCCGCACGGAGAATATCGACGGCAAGAACGTGGTACTCCAGGAGGAGAGCTACAACAACGTAGAGAAGATGGTGGACGACAACCATATCACCTCCCTCTTCGTCGTTCCGGGCTTCGTGGCCTCCGACCCTCAGGGCCGCATGACCACCCTCGGCCGCGGCGGTTCCGACTACTCCGCATCTATCTTCGCGGTAGGCTGCAAAGCCCGCCGTCTGGAGATCTGGTCCGACGTGCCCGGGCTTATGACCGCAAACCCTAAGATCGTTCCTTCAGCCCGCAGTATCAGCAACATCTCATACCGTGCCGCCCTCGAACTTTCGCACTTCGGAGCCAAGGTCATCTACCCTCCTACAATCCAGCCTGTAGTCTCCAAAGGAATTCCTATCTACATCAAGAATACCTTCGATCCGGAGGCTCACGGCACCCTTATAGAGAAGAACCCTCCTCGCAGCCAGTCCAAGCTTATCGGACTGTCCAACTCCGACAACATCGCCCTGCTCTCCCTCGAAGGCAGCGGAATGGTCGGAATCCCGGGCTTCTCAAGCCGGCTCTTCGACACCCTCAGCCGCAACGGCATCAATATCATTCTGATCACCCAGGCTTCTTCGGTACATACAATGTGTATCGCAGTCTCCGAGGCTGACGCAGAAAGAGCCAAGGCTGCAGCCGACAGCACATTCGCTTACGAAATCTCCCTCGGAAAGCTCAATCCGCTTAAGGTAGAGAAAGGGTACAGTATCGTCTGCCTCGTAGGCGACGACATCGTCAACCAGTACGGCACGACAGGCCGCATGCTTGCCGCCCTCGGACGGTACAGCATCCCGGTAAGGGCTACCGCCCAGGGCTCGTCCGAAAGAAATATCTCCATAATAGTCAACTCCGAGCATGTACAAGAGGCTATCCTGCATATCCACAACGAGTTCTTCGACAAGAGCTTCGAGAAGCAGGTGAACATCTTCATTGCCGGCTACGGCAACGTCGGAAGCTCGCTCATAAACATCATTTCGGCTAACCAGGACAAGATCGCCGCATCCACCGGACGCAGGATCAATGTCATCGGAGTATCCAACAGCCGCAGATACGTCATAGACAGGAAAGGTCTCGACCTCTCCAAGATCGACGAGATGCTGAAGAACGGAGAAAGTGCAGCCGACGAGGCTTACTTCGAGGCGCTCGCAGCCCTCTCTATGGAGAACTCCATATTCGTAGACTGCACCGCCAGCTCCGATATCGCCTACAAGTATATGAATCTCTTCAAGAGAGGTTACTCTGTCGTCGCCTGCAACAAGATCACCTTCTCTGCCCCATACTCCCAGTATGCCGCAATCAAGGAGACCGCAGTCGCCAACGGAGCCTCGGTAAGATATGAGACTACGGTCGGAGCAGCCCAGCCTATCCTGGAGTCAATCGCCCGCTGCGTCAACTGCGGCGACGAGATCCAGAAGGTGGAGGCAGTGCTTTCAGGCACCCTCAACTATATCTACAGCACCTATAAGGGCGGCGAAGGCGGCACTTTCGCAGAAACCGTAAAGAAAGCCCAGGATGCCGGTTATACCGAACCCGACCCGAGACTGGACCTCAGCGGACGCGACGTGCTCCGCAAACTTCT
Encoded proteins:
- a CDS encoding homoserine O-acetyltransferase — encoded protein: MLRHSIQTGRFDFEAGGFIDDLTVVYHTSPREYKPSDKVVWICHALTANSDPEDWWPQLTGPGKLFDTEKYFIVCVNTIGSPYGTTGPASWNPDTGKPYLMSFPQMTIRDMVRGMILVRKHLGIEAVDFLIGSSIGGFHAIEWAVMEPEVIRNAVFMATAARVPAYLTAYNESQRMALEADSTFREQKSRKGGELGLRCARSIALISYRSFAGYKNTQSEPDEDALFAGRACSYQQYQGKKLSDRFDAYSYWYLSRSLDSHNLGRGRGGVAAALKTIKAKTTVVAIDSDCIFPPSELKIMADNIPGASWFMVTSDFGHDGFLLENEQLTKILTPILP
- a CDS encoding aspartate kinase, producing MQVLKFGGSSVANANNISKVVEIVSKAVERDRTIMVVSAISKCTDTLINIGRKAACKDESYVTLIEDLRKRHHEIILSLLPIEKHEESLEVCDGIFESISDIAKGVSLIGELTQTSLDAIQGCGELLSTKIIATKLASIGISTKWVDSRNIIRTENIDGKNVVLQEESYNNVEKMVDDNHITSLFVVPGFVASDPQGRMTTLGRGGSDYSASIFAVGCKARRLEIWSDVPGLMTANPKIVPSARSISNISYRAALELSHFGAKVIYPPTIQPVVSKGIPIYIKNTFDPEAHGTLIEKNPPRSQSKLIGLSNSDNIALLSLEGSGMVGIPGFSSRLFDTLSRNGINIILITQASSVHTMCIAVSEADAERAKAAADSTFAYEISLGKLNPLKVEKGYSIVCLVGDDIVNQYGTTGRMLAALGRYSIPVRATAQGSSERNISIIVNSEHVQEAILHIHNEFFDKSFEKQVNIFIAGYGNVGSSLINIISANQDKIAASTGRRINVIGVSNSRRYVIDRKGLDLSKIDEMLKNGESAADEAYFEALAALSMENSIFVDCTASSDIAYKYMNLFKRGYSVVACNKITFSAPYSQYAAIKETAVANGASVRYETTVGAAQPILESIARCVNCGDEIQKVEAVLSGTLNYIYSTYKGGEGGTFAETVKKAQDAGYTEPDPRLDLSGRDVLRKLLILSREAGVPLDEADVEISPILGPEYFSVKVPQFYEMMAANEDKFAAIYNEAAKKGLRQRFVASLEKTADGYKASLGLKSIGPEHPLYNLGGTDNCCIIKTNLYPSPLVIQGAGAGAMQTASGVLNDILLIS